A single genomic interval of Mauremys reevesii isolate NIE-2019 linkage group 24, ASM1616193v1, whole genome shotgun sequence harbors:
- the RBM42 gene encoding RNA-binding protein 42, translated as MAAPPAPPPAGGAPAPGPGPGPAGGAAAAGGPKSGEERLKEMEAEMALFEQEVLGAPVSLSSGAPVVETVPVALAVPAVPTVAPVPVIRPIIATNTYQQVQQSLEARAAAAATVVAPIVAPPVPFVGPVNFSAGERCRIDSPENRSPLFIRRAVVPPQRPPILRPAFVPHVLQRSAGAPRPLAMRPPHHPAMVGPPMPGPQGPQMMMGPPMQRPPGPLMGPIGPMRTGPPVGPGVPIGPITPLMSVPRPPVVPAPKINPMVIQAAPTVYSAPPVKKQEEELREQPPPVVVEEKEPGGLEEAVIGPSMPEVEPVMPEARVLPVLRGPELGPIRGRRPRGPEPGFAPMEPVVEPVVEDKKKTRQEKLKRCIRTAAGSCWEDSSLLEWDSDDFRIFCGDLGNEVNDDILARAFSRYPSFLKAKVIRDKRTGKTKGYGFVSFKDPNDYVRAMREMNGKYVGSRPIKLRKSMWKDRNIDVVRKKQKEKKKLGLR; from the exons ATGgcggctccgcccgccccgccccccgccgggggggccccagccccgggacccggccccggccccgcgggGGGCGCCGCGGCTGCGGGGGGGCCgaagagcggggaggagcgaCTGAAAGAGATGGAGGCGGAGATGGCGCT GTttgagcaggaggtgctgggggcccCTGTCTCCCTGTCCTCTGGGGCCCCGGTGGTGGAGACCGTCCCGGTAGCTCTGGCAGTGCCGGCTGTGCCCACGGTGGCCCCAGTCCCAGTGATCCGGCCCATCATTGCCACCAACACCTACCAGCAG GTCCAGCAGAGCTTAGAAGCCCGAGCGGCTGCTGCAGCCACTGTTGTGGCCCCTATCGTGGCCCCCCCGGTACCATTCGTGGGACCAG TGAACTTCAGCGCTGGCGAGAGGTGCCGGATCGACAGCCCCGAGAACCGAAGCCCCCTCTTCATCCGCAGGGCAG TTGTCCCTCCACAGAGGCCTCCGATCCTTCGACCAGCCTTTGTGCCTCACGTCCTGCAGAGATCTG CTGGTGCTCCCAGGCCCCTGGCGATGCGTCCGCCGCACCACCCAGCCATGGTGGGGCCCCCCATGCCCGGTCCCCAGGGCCCACAGATGATGATGGGGCCCCCCATGCAGAGGCCTCCTGGCCCGCTCATGGGGCCCATAGGGCCGATGAGAACTGGCCCACCG GTGGGACCTGGGGTCCCCATCGGCCCGATCACTCCTCTGATGTCGGTTCCCCGCCCCCCCGTCGTGCCAGCTCCGAAGATAAACCCCATGGTGATCCAGGCAGCCCCCACGGTGTACTCCGCGCCGCCAGTGAAAAAGCAGGAg gaggagctgcgggagcagccCCCACCAGTCGTGGTGGAGGAGAAGGAGCcaggggggctggaggaggctgtGATCGGCCCCAGCAtgcctgaggtggagcctgtgATGCCAGAGGCCAGGGTGCTGCCTGTGCTGCGTGGGCCTGAACTGGGGCCCATACGGGGGCGGCGGCCCCGGGGCCCCGAACCTGGATTTGCACCAATGGAG CCCGTGGTGGAGCCCGTGGTCGAGGACAAGAAGAAAACAAGGCAGGAAAAGCTGAAGCGCTGCATCCGCACGGCGGCCGGGAGCTGCTGGGAGGACTCCAGCCTGCTGGAGTGGGACTCAG atGATTTCCGGATCTTCTGCGGGGACCTGGGCAACGAGGTGAATGACGACATCCTGGCCCGGGCCTTCAGCCGCTACCCATCCTTCCTCAAGGCCAAGGTGATCCGGGACAAGCGCACCGGCAAGACCAAGGGCTACGGGTTCGTCAGCTTCAAGGACCCCAACGACTACGTCCGCGCCATGCGCGAGATGAACg GTAAATACGTGGGCAGCCGCCCCATCAAGCTGCGCAAGAGCATGTGGAAGGATCGCAACATCGACGTGGTGCGCAAGAAgcagaaagagaagaagaaactTGGACTGAGatag